The Takifugu flavidus isolate HTHZ2018 chromosome 17, ASM371156v2, whole genome shotgun sequence genome contains a region encoding:
- the LOC130513900 gene encoding transcription factor 21, translated as MSTGSAASDAEDYEASPRRSAAAVLERTARKVTCYDPGRYSDEEPDDDGAEVGRAKHERRVSRAPHKDARQSQRNAANARERARMRVLSKAFSRLKTSLPWVPADTKLSKLDTLRLASSYISHLRQLLQEDRFENRFAHPVSLTWPFMMTGRPENSQDMSSTVRLCGATA; from the exons aTGTCCACCGGCTCTGCCGCGAGCGACGCGGAGGACTACGAGGCGAGTCCCAGAAGATCCGCCGCCGCCGTCTTGGAGAGGACGGCGCGCAAAGTCACTTGCTACGACCCCGGCAGGTACTCGGATGAGGAGCCGGACGATGACGGCGCGGAGGTGGGGAGGGCCAAGCATGAGCGCAGGGTCTCCAGAGCGCCGCACAAGGACGCGCGTCAGTCGCAGAGGAACGCGGCCAACGCCAGGGAGAGAGCGCGGATGAGGGTGCTGAGCAAAGCCTTCTCCAGGCTGAAGACCAGCCTGCCCTGGGTCCCGGCCGACACCAAACTGTCTAAACTGGACACGCTCCGGCTCGCATCCAGCTACATCTCTCACCTCaggcagctgctccaggaagaCCGCTTTGAGAACCGCTTTGCGCACCCAGTCAGTCTG ACGTGGCCCTTCATGATGACAGGCCGACCTGAGAACAGCCAAGACATGTCCTCCACTGTCAGACTGTGTGGAGCTACAGCGTAG